The Devosia sp. 1566 sequence CGCACCTTCAGATATTTGGACGGCACCGTTTCTAGATTATGGTTGAACACATCGGGCTTGGCGGCGACCACGATCTCCAATGCGCCATCCTTGCGCAGGAAATCGGGGGTCAAAATCTCGATCGTGGTGCCAGGGTTGCTGGCGCGGATCGCCAGGATCACTTCGGCGAAGTGCCGGGCACCGCCGTCAGCCAGGTCATCGCGATCCACCGAAGTGATCACGACGTGTTCGAGCCCGAGCTTCTGCACGGCCTTGGCGACATTCTCCGGCTCATTGGGATCAAGCGGCCCCGGCAGGCCCGTGCGCACATTGCAAAAGGCGCAGGCGCGGGTGCAGATCTCGCCCATGATCATCATGGTCGCGTGCTTCTTACTCCAGCACTCGCCGATATTGGGGCAGCCCGCTTCCTCGCACACCGTGACGAGATTGTTCTCGCGCACGATCTGCTGGGTTTCCTTGTAGACCGGCGAGCCCGGCGCACGGACGCGAATCCAGTCGGGCTTGCGCAGGACGGC is a genomic window containing:
- the lipA gene encoding lipoyl synthase, with translation MVTLIDNSLLRPRHPEKEHRPDNAVLRKPDWIRVRAPGSPVYKETQQIVRENNLVTVCEEAGCPNIGECWSKKHATMMIMGEICTRACAFCNVRTGLPGPLDPNEPENVAKAVQKLGLEHVVITSVDRDDLADGGARHFAEVILAIRASNPGTTIEILTPDFLRKDGALEIVVAAKPDVFNHNLETVPSKYLKVRPGARYFHSIRLLQKVKELDPTMFTKSGIMVGLGEERNEVLQLMDDLRSADVDFLTIGQYLQPTKKHYPLQRFVTPEEFKSYATVATAKGFSLVSSSPLTRSSHHAGEDFARLRTARLQKLGY